Proteins encoded together in one Impatiens glandulifera chromosome 1, dImpGla2.1, whole genome shotgun sequence window:
- the LOC124922136 gene encoding flavonol sulfotransferase-like, with amino-acid sequence MNPIELESSFDYTTLRGEPETIQNKFKEIISRAPRNNEWTSFIELFQYQGFWHSPSFLEGTILAQEEFQPHPNEIILCSAPKAGTTWLKALAFSILTRSKNTLNNLEPNPLLSSTPHECVPFLEVDLFQKKQTQYPQIPLIATHLPYVSLPKSITTNSTCRIVYISRDPKDVVVSMWHFIGNIKTCKNNEESAIFPLERAVELFCEGISKNGPYWDHVLGYWKASLEQPDRVLFLKYENLKSDTKVWVKRLAEFMGFPFSSEEVIEDAIQKVVDLCSFENLSNLEVNKNAEFNLFSTVKVKNNKYFRKGEVGDWKTCLSEEDRKKIDRISEEKLKDSGLTFG; translated from the coding sequence ATGAACCCAATTGAGCTTGAATCCTCCTTCGACTATACTACACTTCGTGGGGAACCAGAAACAATTCAGAATAAGTTCAAAGAGATAATCTCAAGAGCTCCAAGAAACAATGAATGGACTAGTTTCATAGAGCTTTTCCAATACCAAGGTTTTTGGCACTCTCCTTCATTCTTGGAAGGGACAATACTAGCTCAAGAAGAGTTTCAACCTCATCCAAACGAAATAATCTTATGTAGCGCCCCAAAAGCCGGCACGACATGGCTCAAAGCCCTGGCTTTCTCCATTCTAACAAGATCTAAAAATACCTTAAACAATCTAGAACCGAATCCTCTTCTTTCATCCACGCCACACGAATGTGTTCCTTTTCTCGAAGTCGATCtttttcaaaagaaacaaactcaatatCCACAAATCCCTCTCATTGCCACCCACCTTCCTTATGTCTCGTTACCCAAATCCATAACAACGAATTCAACTTGTAGAATTGTTTACATCTCTCGTGACCCAAAAGATGTCGTCGTTTCTATGTGGCATTTCATCGGTAACATTAAGACGTGTAAGAATAATGAAGAATCGGCGATATTTCCATTGGAGAGAGCGGTTGAGCTCTTTTGTGAGGGGATTTCCAAGAACGGGCCGTATTGGGATCATGTTTTGGGGTATTGGAAAGCAAGTTTGGAACAACCGGATAGAGTATTGTTTTTGAAATATGAGAATTTGAAAAGTGATACGAAAGTTTGGGTGAAGCGATTGGCTGAGTTCATGGGGTTCCCTTTCTCTTCAGAGGAGGTGATTGAAGATGCGATTCAGAAGGTTGTGGATCTTTGTAGCTTCGAAAATTTGAGTAATTTGGAGGTTAATAAAAATGCAGAGTTCAATCTTTTTTCGACGGTGAAGGtgaaaaacaacaaatattttagGAAAGGAGAGGTGGGAGATTGGAAGACTTGTTTGAGTGAGGAAGATAGAAAGAAAATTGATCGGATTAGTGAAGAGAAGCTTAAAGACTCTGGATTAACGTTTGGGTAA